From Rhopalosiphum padi isolate XX-2018 chromosome 2, ASM2088224v1, whole genome shotgun sequence:
tgcatctattaatggtattatgctattgatattttatcctataagtatataatcaaaatatttaaaaaaattataatatgtacaagaaATGCAATCATTaacatttggtaaaattttcaaataactacagttattcgtttttaaattactacaaaaaataaaaattagttgagcagaaatagttatcacagaaatatgaaatgaatatccaatatcttaaaaattcaaaattcagacaattataaaaaaatattaatgcgtcttttcggaaaactttttatttttgttagggataaaacttatattagtcaGGTATTCggccagttaaaaattaaaaatgctatttataaaattaatataaatataaattattatataaaatgggtctagtaatatactaatatgacgattatgtattttcgGTCTCATGTATTTTATGCATCACGCGTtcgggaataaaatatgcatacgtcCCCGGCGGGTAGAAGATTGTCCGgtgcaataagtatgtatttattttatgtctaaaaatgtaaattaaagctccaaaagtatatagaaaatcaaactcacgtaaacatcggttttttttttgtgaaacttagttgtgtcatatttaatgtccacacgttcagtaaccacatcgccgacccaggaacacctttcctcgtccgtctttaccgcgtttcgaattgaagatattgagatatttcataaaaataagctgaacagaacggcatatgcgtgtaaaatattatatatattaaagtactgtctatattttttctccgttaaaattattatacaaccgTCAATCGTCTCCGACGAATAGCAAAGATTGATGATTGCCAtagatgatagattaatatgatagatccatatccatagattatatactgtattattatattgtaatattattattagacaggctttaaatttattcgggaggttcgagagactcaattgtgtacttatacaaattttctatgCATGACAAGGTGGAGGGCGGGGTAGATTGTATAGATGTTGTTCAGTACATTGAGACTAGACTTATAGGTATTCAAAGTTTCTGACATTGGCAtcgcataaattagtaattagttgttgttatcgatatttttcgcctgtattgttattgaatgacacccgtcttctcattattaatgtaaaaatacaaaatgttataatattatcaaccatcaatattaatatcgaaaaccatcataattaatttcaaaatagataaagatattaaattatactacaatTTGCTTCACTACTTTTTTTATGGTGAGTCGCCGTCTCAAAGACCCCTGACGAGTCGCCATTGCAGATGTTAATAAGTTTATGACACAAAcagcttaaaactaatctacataatattttgaatacttctctgttagtgttaaataataataggtacacaaattggtgtctttaaataatatttttgtaataatttagaacaaaatagataactatacctataggctataatcattatttttcgttaaaatatccagttttgtcaatattcaaatttggtatGTACTAACAGTAGCGCCGAACACGGGTATGAACTGGGGACAATTCCCCAGAAATATTTATGGGTGGGTGTGACTGGGcgataatcaaaaatagtttgttatgcagtatcttgtatgtatatagttagaaataaatagcgagaatatgaataaagttaaaacttaaacttttaagcaataataataatttaatagtagctatagatatatactatatatagttatactaagTTATATGCCCGGGGTCGGCATCTGGCGGAAGGCAAAACTCTGGACCCTGTCAACACAttgtaccattgattataatcaatgattgtacttatttcattatgtataaagatttgaaaaatattttttcactggacctcattgatttattattttaatttttagaactcCAATAGAAATTACTTGCCGACCCCTGTTATATACTattctgattaatataaaaaaacataagacGGTGACCAGACATGAGTTATGGCTATTTTAACTGAGAAGtaaaatgtttagtaacttCAGTtactacatttaaattttttattagatgtataaaCAAAACCTAACATTATGAaagctttatttatgaaataatttatgcgtatattattaaaacattagattacaatagaaaatattttttaattatctattaaacaaaaattatatggattATGTTAGATAACAACTGTTATACTAGTGTTACCTGGTTCTGATTTATGCAAGTGCAGATAGAGCACTTGCACTTGGCCCCCAATTTTTGGGGGCCCCCGGGTTCTGTAAgttgtagaaaattattttttttaaattaattccacaaaaatgtattttctaaaatgtaataccaACTGTCAATGTTCAAATTTTAGTATattcttatcattaaattatcatttgtcagtttaattttggttatttttgtcCTTAGATcatatacagtatatagtatttatagtatatgaTCTAAGTTTTTGTCATTCCATACCACAGTGCTAATAAGTTAccatcacaaaatattaaaataataataatagaaaattgtttgaacatcagaaatatttgatacctataactaatttaaactcttttatgataaaatgtaaatagaaattggtcttttttttatttaattttaattatatagaataaattgttaaattaataagttattttccatttttataattttatggaagacaaaaattaatttattttaatttaaatttatgtaataaaatccttaagtatttttaatattttaatatagtaataatttttgtatgttatttaattagtattgtcTTTTTATTGTCTTTAATTTACTAGACCAagtaactaaaatgtatttatagtacatgaaataatgtacaaatattttatgaattttgagataggtattttggtatttaacacttttaacacataaatatatatatttttttttattaacaattccAATTCCCCCCCTCTCTATGTAGAACTTTTctagaacatttttttgacTTGAGGGCtccaaaaaaaattgtgcacttggccataattttattaaatcaggcCCTGAGTGTTACTAcgatataataacgtaaaagcatttaaatacattgataattaaaaattaataatactaattacaaaattaattaatttgtaaaatccttatgattattttaatccccCGTCAATTAGATCCTCTTGCGTCAGTTAGTCACTGGGATCTAGCTGTCGAGGGATCTATGTGACCGTTCACCTGGTGAAAGTTAAAAAATCCGCTGATAGGTGCGTGTTTATCtttacatttgataataataatatatctcatGAGCTAGATAGTAGAAATTTAGAATGTAGATATACTGTAAGTCGGTAAGCTAAATTTATGGACATAATTTGTCTATGGCTAAGTTGTAAACTTGCATAGTTTAGttgtatattttacacttatatttatcattttgtatatttttaagaggAACCAATTTCTTTAaactaaatgataaattataatttataatacattttttttaaacatataaataaccGTCAAGCATGTCGataaacctattaaaatatattattacaaaaagttgTATTAGCAgcagagtatataatatgaaatatatgagTACAGTAAATAATGAAAAGCTGTAAGTACTGGCCTTAATGaactttttatgttaatttaattaaaaaatgttctaatccattatttttatgaattttaaacaaGTAATACTTGTTTTACTTATTTAGATAGGACatgtataaaaattcaaaattattgaaattttatttatcaatattaatttttaaaaaaatgttcataactaaGACAATTTTTTGTCTAAGGTACCTTTAGTTtagtacattttgtaattttgttctTCAATTTACGTCATATTTATAACAATCTGAtacttagtttttaatttatacttaatagaatttttttatcaaatagttatttgtaatatattttcatatatactaaattaagatttttatggAAGGTTCACTTTTTTCTTCATTGTTgataacatactataatataatgcaactGTATCAGTCATATACTTATGtaccaaaatatgaaataaagtatattaataatataacttattataagtgtattttttttttttagcattaaaGTAACTTTTAACAAAGCTAATGGCGATAAAATTACTGCTGAAGGCAAAAAAGGAGATTCTTTGTTGGATGTCATTATCAATAACAACTTAGATTTCGACGGATAtggtatgtttttaaattattaaaattagtattcattattttatgctttttatacgttctattatactttatttttcagGAGCATGTGAAGGTACACTAACATGTTCAACATGCCATGTGATTTTAGATTCAAAGGATTATGATGCATTACCTGATAAACCATCAGATGAAGAATTAGATATGTTAGATTTAGCATATAACTTAACTGATACGTAAGaaaatgtttattgaattttcataatagtaatgattttgacttttaataattattatttaactatttctatcttatatttgtaatttttcaagtcattttaaattacttaaatttaccaaacaaatttaataataattattattttttttattaagaattgtgtttaattaattaatatttagtgcttgctatgtttatttttttaaccagtCCCTCAAATAGTTTAAcggattttactattttagagtttaatttacaatttaattctggttcaaaaacatatttttaaataataaatgtaagatTCTATGTTTCATTGGTTGATTACAATCTTAGAGTATATAAATGaaacactatattttttaaattttaaattaagataaaactatatacggattatatatataaaattaattttctgtagtaaaatatacaaaaccatTTCTGTAAgtgctaaattaatttaatttattataatttactatttgagTACTGACCTAAATAAAACCTAATTTGTTACTTttcttgtttaatttgtataattttgctctaaaacataaaattaactaaatcattattattaatgaaattatattatctaatttttatttaaaatgccacttattaagtttttaggtcaatctttattttcagtattacaGTAACTTATCAAATTAGTATACTAATTCCTAACCAAacctaaatgtataattatattaatcataacttgtaaataataattttgtttcagaTCTCGATTAGGAtgtcaaataattttagaagAAAAATTAGATGGCTTAAAAGTCAATGTTCCAGCTACAGTTAATGATGCtaggtataattaaaacatgcatttaaaaaaatattattttagaaaaaaacctttttttattaactaagtttctataggtatattaagaGAGAAAGAATGTTTAGAATTTTTTCCgagaaaaaattaatgtatttatggtttagatttattttattttataatttaaatacttaaaatcactTAGAAAATAATGCAGTACtaaaattgacaatattataatatatatataatatacaataggaATTGTTTACAACAACATTGAATACCTATTtatggtaaattttaaataatttttaattctttatatttCTTGTAAGTAAAAAGATTTTATTAGCATTGGCCATTATGTTGTTGAAaccatttttttacatttttattttaacttgaaTATACTATGTAATTCTTGTTTAGTCACACagggtacatattataatcccTATGATTTGAGTACAAATATTCACTAATGGTAGATTGGTAGACCAACTTTTATGTACCTACCATGGACAAGTATGCTCAAGATTATTCACTATCATTTTTGGATTAGTTTTTTACTCTTATACACTTGTGTAGTTGTGTCAAAGTTACCTACGTATATTTGTaacttatagaaaaattataaaaaaaaatttttatcttttttatcttaaataattatatcttaagttatattattatattttttaaacattttactttgTTGAATAACAGCTATACAGTTTTCTAAGATTTATGATTTTtgggtttaatttatatacattatactcattatagaataattttttaacagttaatttaaattaactatataatgtttcaaaatatacattaataaaactaaaaaactaattataaattacttgaaTGATTTAGaacattaaatagtattaaggTACAATTATACCCTATGAGACAACTgatgttacaaaatattaaattactaataggTGATTAATAagatggtattattatatttgtgataaGTGATacccaataataatttatcgaaggagtttttaaataattttgttaatttatatttttttgtatgtaggTAGTTTATTGTGCATCTTACCTAAATAAATTAgcataactaatttaatatgtattaatagtttatataaaatatttatattttttattattatttaatatttaatgtattttcatgtatttacaaaatataaatttttatttcagagactaaaataatgtatgtaaaattacatttagcTATAAACATTGTGTATGTGGAATGTTATCTCCGTTGTTGcaagtaaatatatatgtataaaaatatcaatcaaaTTTGAATCCTTTTTGTCGAAGGGCTATTCTTGCTTCTTTTATTTCCTGTGGAATCAAAACATAGAATTGaacttttataatacaattattgaatgtTGTAAGTTACCGCTTGTAAATCCTCTGCAGCCAATTTACAATCATTGAAAGTAGCCACTCGATACAATATAACTGCCAACGAGAACACCTAAGCACGTTTATATGTTACAATGagaattataggtatttttcaaattatcacgAGTAGTGAGTACTTACGCCAAAACAAATCAGTAAAATAATTGGAAGAAATTGTATAACAAGGAAGTATTCCTTAGAAATTTTACTATCATACTGGTTAAAAAGTAGACTTAACCACAATATAGATAGTATATTAACACCAACAACCCACTgagttaattttttcattttatagctACCGCGATCAGTCCTAAGTCCTCTACAGTAATGGAGATATCACGATAAAAGCAAAAAATTACAACTAGGTTCTCAATCAGTGTCCACTATCCTAAGACAAGCCTTAGATAAATGAGTGTTTATCGAgcaatactaaattttaatttaaagacgTATTCATAGATAAGCATATAGTATTTAGACGTATTGTACGACGTGCGCTATCCTATATCAACTCATAGAATGTAGATAAGAGTATAAAGCCGAGTGTGATTCGGTGTGTTATCACTACCACGGCTATAGATTATACAGGTTGCCTCAAAACCATGTAAACAAAGCAATCCCGCTGCAGCGTCTTATTGACCATGACGTCATCCGTAGGAGACTCGCAGGCGGCCGTAGCTACGTGTAGTGTCGTATCTAAATACAATCCTTAATATTCGTACTTACTGCTATACTTGTGAGTTAATTAATGTGAATTTgtgttttacatatatattttattcttatttgtgtatcaacctataatattatactcgtatatcataatattttctatttaaaaaagtagaaatctattatagtattatgtatgtttttcaaaatacataTACTCAATACAATCAACAAAAAAGTGTTGACTTGTTATAaacaattg
This genomic window contains:
- the LOC132922355 gene encoding adrenodoxin-like protein 2, mitochondrial isoform X1, whose product is MSINLLKYIITKSCISSRVYNMKYMSTVNNEKLIKVTFNKANGDKITAEGKKGDSLLDVIINNNLDFDGYGACEGTLTCSTCHVILDSKDYDALPDKPSDEELDMLDLAYNLTDTSRLGCQIILEEKLDGLKVNVPATVNDARYN
- the LOC132922355 gene encoding adrenodoxin-like protein 2, mitochondrial isoform X2, with the translated sequence MSINLLKYIITKSCISSRVYNMKYMSTVNNEKLIKVTFNKANGDKITAEGKKGDSLLDVIINNNLDFDGYGACEGTLTCSTCHVILDSKDYDALPDKPSDEELDMLDLAYNLTDTSRLGCQIILEEKLDGLKVNVPATVNDARD
- the LOC132922357 gene encoding dolichol-phosphate mannosyltransferase subunit 3 — encoded protein: MKKLTQWVVGVNILSILWLSLLFNQYDSKISKEYFLVIQFLPIILLICFGVFSLAVILYRVATFNDCKLAAEDLQAEIKEARIALRQKGFKFD